From Sediminibacterium sp. TEGAF015, a single genomic window includes:
- a CDS encoding DUF4136 domain-containing protein: MKYLFIVLLGSLFVSCSGPRVLDLATAPDANFGNYKTFAFFEVTAFGDTITEQFNERIAYLKKGIAAQMEQRRFTQVPKNPDLFINIGVAIKLEVQTRETSWPQDGMMRYMGQRNYKWKSEEVEVGRYRRGAISLHVVDAAKNHMLWTATLRGSLPDDSTKLKTFADKGIQALFSKFPVQ; the protein is encoded by the coding sequence ATGAAATATCTGTTTATTGTTCTATTAGGTTCATTGTTTGTTTCCTGTTCAGGTCCCCGTGTTTTAGACCTGGCTACTGCACCTGATGCCAATTTTGGTAACTACAAAACCTTTGCTTTTTTCGAAGTCACTGCTTTTGGAGACACTATTACAGAGCAGTTTAATGAGCGCATTGCCTATCTTAAAAAAGGAATTGCAGCGCAGATGGAGCAGCGCCGCTTTACGCAAGTACCAAAAAATCCAGATCTGTTTATCAATATTGGGGTGGCTATAAAGTTAGAAGTGCAAACCCGCGAAACCAGCTGGCCACAAGATGGTATGATGCGCTACATGGGACAGCGCAATTATAAATGGAAGTCGGAAGAAGTGGAAGTGGGTAGGTATAGAAGAGGGGCAATTAGTTTGCATGTAGTAGATGCTGCCAAGAATCATATGCTTTGGACAGCCACCCTTCGGGGATCTTTACCGGACGACAGCACCAAGCTCAAAACCTTTGCTGACAAGGGCATACAGGCTTTGTTCAGTAAGTTCCCTGTGCAGTAG
- a CDS encoding nucleotidyltransferase family protein: MRAMIFAAGLGTRLKPWTDHHPKALAMVNGKSLLQRNILYLQEYGITEVVVNVHHFADQIVDAVEQNRGWGSAITISDETDMVLETGGGLKKAAPLFEGEENIVILNADILTNLQLDQMVLQHKKTNALATLAVSQRESSRYFLFGSDSKLKGWTNTNTGEVKPEGLDMEGLFKRAFSGLHVIQTALLKKISREGKFSMVDVYLDLCAAESIYAFDHTGALLLDVGKPESLVKAASLFE, encoded by the coding sequence ATGAGAGCAATGATTTTTGCAGCAGGATTGGGTACCCGGTTAAAACCCTGGACCGATCATCATCCCAAGGCGCTGGCCATGGTGAATGGAAAAAGTTTATTGCAAAGAAATATTTTATACCTGCAGGAATATGGAATAACAGAGGTAGTAGTAAACGTGCATCACTTTGCCGATCAGATTGTTGATGCGGTTGAGCAGAATCGCGGATGGGGCTCTGCTATTACTATTTCCGATGAAACGGATATGGTGCTGGAAACCGGGGGAGGCTTAAAAAAAGCCGCACCACTTTTTGAAGGCGAAGAAAATATCGTCATCCTGAATGCAGATATATTGACCAACCTGCAATTGGATCAGATGGTATTGCAGCACAAGAAAACCAATGCACTGGCAACACTGGCCGTTTCGCAAAGAGAATCGTCTCGTTATTTTTTATTCGGATCCGATAGTAAATTAAAAGGCTGGACCAATACCAATACAGGTGAAGTAAAGCCTGAAGGCTTAGATATGGAAGGGTTATTCAAACGAGCTTTCAGTGGATTACATGTAATACAAACAGCCTTGCTTAAAAAAATAAGCAGAGAGGGAAAATTCTCAATGGTAGATGTATACCTTGATCTTTGTGCTGCAGAATCCATTTATGCTTTTGACCATACAGGTGCGCTATTGCTTGATGTAGGTAAACCGGAAAGCCTGGTAAAAGCGGCCAGTTTATTTGAGTAA
- a CDS encoding RapZ C-terminal domain-containing protein: MESIIEAIGQLCQQALQLTPDRIEKLPQSGSDRVYFRVYSATNTYIATYNINTRETATFVYFSQHFKKAHLPVPAILAVNDTNTIYLQEDLGTESLLNKLEASGHGEYVYQLFQKSLSALARMQVLGHQGLDYNWCLTAKEFGKQAIMSDLLYFKYYFLDTLQLPYDKQAMLDDFDALSTYLTRTQNKYFMFRDFQSRNIIVQNDQVHFIDYQGGMQGALQYDVASLLWQAKAELSEEWKDQLLEYYMDQVDPLLPEPVDRITFVSQYNGYVLIRLLQVLGAYGFRGLFERKAHFLASIPLALHNLKFFIEHKRVGIVTPEFDRVLKLVVEDSMINKFVAPQANEKTPLVITINSFSYKRGLPHDDTENGGGFMFDMRGILNPGRFDEYKKQSGLDKPVQDFLEQRTKMGKFLNSVWDLIDITVEDYLNRDFANLMINFGCTGGQHRSVYAAEQTARHLRNKYKVKVVLTHTNRENWVK; encoded by the coding sequence ATGGAATCCATCATTGAAGCAATAGGACAACTTTGTCAGCAGGCATTACAGCTGACACCAGACCGGATAGAAAAATTACCGCAAAGCGGAAGTGACCGAGTTTATTTCAGGGTATATAGTGCTACAAATACGTATATCGCTACTTACAATATCAACACCCGCGAAACAGCCACATTTGTTTATTTCAGTCAGCACTTTAAAAAAGCCCATCTTCCTGTTCCAGCTATTTTAGCAGTAAACGATACCAATACCATTTATTTACAGGAAGATTTGGGAACTGAATCACTGTTGAATAAACTGGAAGCAAGCGGACACGGTGAGTATGTATACCAGCTTTTTCAGAAAAGCCTTTCAGCATTGGCTCGCATGCAGGTACTAGGACATCAGGGTTTAGACTATAACTGGTGCTTAACAGCCAAGGAATTTGGTAAGCAAGCCATCATGAGTGATCTCTTGTATTTCAAGTATTATTTTCTGGACACCCTGCAATTGCCTTACGATAAACAGGCAATGCTGGATGATTTTGATGCATTGAGTACTTACTTAACACGTACGCAGAATAAGTATTTTATGTTCCGCGATTTTCAAAGCAGGAATATTATTGTACAAAACGATCAGGTACATTTTATTGATTATCAGGGAGGCATGCAAGGTGCATTGCAATACGATGTGGCATCCTTGTTGTGGCAGGCAAAAGCAGAATTAAGCGAGGAATGGAAAGACCAATTGCTGGAATATTATATGGATCAGGTAGATCCATTATTGCCCGAACCCGTAGACAGAATTACGTTTGTAAGTCAGTACAATGGCTATGTATTGATTCGTTTGTTACAGGTATTGGGTGCTTATGGATTTAGGGGCTTGTTTGAACGAAAAGCGCACTTTTTAGCGAGCATACCGCTGGCTTTACACAACCTGAAATTTTTCATTGAACACAAACGGGTGGGAATTGTAACACCTGAATTTGATCGTGTACTGAAGCTGGTAGTAGAAGACAGCATGATCAATAAATTTGTAGCACCACAGGCCAATGAAAAAACACCGCTGGTGATTACCATCAACAGCTTTAGCTATAAGCGCGGATTGCCCCATGATGATACAGAGAATGGAGGCGGGTTCATGTTTGATATGCGTGGTATTTTAAACCCGGGCCGATTTGATGAATACAAGAAGCAGAGCGGATTGGATAAACCTGTGCAGGACTTTTTAGAACAACGGACCAAAATGGGTAAGTTTCTAAACAGTGTCTGGGATTTAATAGACATCACGGTAGAAGATTATCTGAACAGGGATTTTGCGAATCTGATGATTAACTTCGGATGTACCGGCGGACAGCACAGAAGTGTATATGCCGCTGAACAAACAGCCAGGCATCTAAGAAATAAGTACAAAGTAAAAGTGGTATTAACACATACCAATCGTGAAAACTGGGTAAAATAA
- a CDS encoding Y-family DNA polymerase, whose protein sequence is MIGIIDCNSFYCSCERLFLPALHNAPVVVLSNNDGCIVSRSDEAKQAGIAMGIPYFQAKELIQQKGVHTFSSNYNLYGDLSWRVMETLRQCLPAGAVEVYSVDECFVTLSHIEPDQLEAFSLHLKNTVEQWTGIKVSIGVAATKVLSKVANRLAKKNKQATNCIMVLNTPEKVATALQQTAVEDIWGVGRQYAEKLRKYNINTAFDLRSMPETWVQKNLGGVVGQRLLRELNGVQSIEMKDPLLTKKMIATTRMFGKNVTSKEQIKEAVATYITRATEKLRRQQSAASVIYVFVIPKQEKTEGRFRHGNSVGAYVHLPYASSATHILIKPAVALVDQLFQEGAVYKKAGVILSGLVPDESVQGNLFTDAVPQQNRKLMSAIDNINFAMRNDIIQFAAAGTKRNWKMRQELRSPRYTSRWEELKIVH, encoded by the coding sequence ATGATTGGAATAATTGATTGCAATAGTTTTTATTGTTCCTGCGAAAGACTTTTTTTACCTGCCCTGCACAATGCACCCGTGGTGGTGCTGAGCAATAACGACGGATGCATTGTGTCGCGCAGCGATGAAGCCAAGCAGGCCGGGATTGCTATGGGTATCCCTTATTTTCAGGCGAAGGAATTGATTCAACAAAAGGGCGTTCATACTTTTTCTTCCAACTATAATTTATATGGGGATTTGAGCTGGCGCGTGATGGAAACCCTGCGTCAATGCCTTCCCGCTGGTGCAGTAGAAGTGTACTCTGTAGACGAATGCTTTGTAACCCTCAGTCATATTGAGCCCGATCAGTTAGAGGCGTTTTCGCTCCACCTGAAAAATACAGTAGAACAATGGACTGGCATTAAAGTATCTATTGGCGTTGCTGCTACCAAAGTATTGAGTAAGGTAGCCAATCGGCTGGCGAAAAAAAATAAGCAGGCCACCAATTGCATCATGGTGCTGAACACGCCGGAAAAAGTAGCAACCGCATTACAACAAACAGCGGTAGAAGATATCTGGGGCGTAGGCCGCCAGTATGCGGAAAAGCTGCGTAAATACAATATCAACACGGCTTTTGATTTGCGAAGTATGCCTGAAACATGGGTACAAAAAAACCTAGGTGGGGTTGTAGGACAGCGACTCTTAAGAGAGTTGAATGGTGTACAAAGTATTGAAATGAAAGACCCCTTGCTCACCAAAAAAATGATTGCTACAACCCGGATGTTTGGCAAAAATGTAACCAGTAAAGAACAGATTAAAGAAGCGGTAGCAACCTATATTACCAGAGCTACGGAAAAACTGAGAAGACAACAAAGTGCCGCTTCGGTAATTTATGTTTTTGTGATTCCGAAACAAGAAAAAACAGAAGGCAGATTCAGGCATGGGAATAGTGTAGGCGCTTATGTGCATTTGCCTTATGCTAGTTCCGCCACACATATACTCATCAAGCCCGCCGTAGCATTGGTAGATCAACTGTTTCAGGAAGGTGCTGTGTATAAAAAAGCCGGCGTTATTTTAAGTGGTCTTGTGCCCGATGAATCGGTGCAGGGAAATTTATTTACCGATGCCGTGCCGCAGCAAAATAGAAAACTCATGAGTGCCATTGACAATATCAATTTTGCCATGCGCAACGATATTATTCAGTTTGCAGCAGCAGGAACCAAACGAAATTGGAAAATGCGGCAAGAACTGCGTAGCCCTCGCTATACTTCGCGTTGGGAGGAGCTGAAAATAGTTCATTAG
- a CDS encoding ComEC/Rec2 family competence protein has translation MAKIYTSQRWWQFPMIRITLALITGLLLGKFVVVPNGLIVTVFTISSLLWLFNGRSRLFHFFKRQWMTGLSVQLLFICAGIILHKQSIPAATPISNKVVLLETPIKKANSYQALAAMHKTKLLIYFNVDIPLDSLNEGMEIQLFKKPTVIVSVTNPGGFDFKQYAAAQHIFHQVYLTKKDYRITSQHPFSITSSLLQKARQYVLHTLYLYIKSNRERGVAEALLIGYKAHLDKTLMNAYSNTGVIHIIAISGLHLGMIYSLLLLLFKPIRRLKQFSWIRTICILFFLWGFALLTGAGASVLRAAVMFSFLLLGEQQNRPHHQMNSLAGSAFCLLLFRPDFLWDIGFQLSYAAVLGILFFARPIEKLIFLKNKLLQLGWQMCSITLGAQILTLPLLLYYFHSFPNLFLIANWIAIPVSGLILYLLIGLLLLAPFSIIASPLGTCIDWLLSQLNQLIEKTASLPFALTEYIQISGWQMLLLFACIISLYQWLLHTSKVFFFIAASTLLFIVGIHTIDTLHHRHQKKIIIYHTPKHSAIDIMEGLGHQFLGDSAFNFNPVLVNQVVKPGRTLYRTGKSIRPVSVALQKPFIISRNKVILIAGPQLPFPDLATVPIVDLIVITGSRPVPMKAIAKYFPATLLVFDSSTPLWKIQKWKKEAERLHLRHYSVPEKGAFEYNL, from the coding sequence ATGGCGAAAATTTATACATCGCAACGCTGGTGGCAATTTCCCATGATACGCATCACCCTCGCACTCATTACAGGCTTGTTGCTGGGCAAATTTGTAGTTGTTCCGAATGGGTTGATTGTGACTGTTTTTACAATAAGCTCGTTGCTTTGGCTTTTCAATGGCCGCAGCAGACTTTTTCATTTTTTTAAGCGACAATGGATGACGGGATTGTCTGTACAGTTGCTGTTCATTTGCGCAGGCATTATACTACACAAGCAAAGTATACCTGCTGCTACTCCCATCAGCAATAAAGTGGTTCTGTTAGAAACTCCCATTAAAAAAGCGAATAGCTATCAGGCGCTGGCAGCTATGCATAAGACAAAGCTACTAATCTATTTTAATGTTGATATCCCTCTTGATTCTCTCAATGAGGGTATGGAAATTCAGTTGTTTAAAAAACCTACAGTCATAGTATCAGTAACCAATCCGGGGGGATTTGATTTTAAACAATATGCAGCTGCTCAGCATATTTTTCATCAGGTATATCTTACAAAAAAAGATTACCGCATCACTAGTCAGCACCCATTTTCAATAACCAGTTCTTTATTACAAAAAGCCAGACAATACGTATTGCATACTTTGTATCTATACATTAAAAGCAACAGAGAAAGAGGAGTTGCAGAAGCATTGCTGATTGGCTATAAGGCGCATCTGGATAAAACATTGATGAATGCATACAGCAATACGGGTGTGATACATATCATTGCCATCAGCGGATTACACCTCGGCATGATTTATAGCCTATTGTTATTACTCTTTAAGCCTATCAGAAGATTGAAACAATTCAGCTGGATCAGAACCATATGTATTTTATTTTTCCTATGGGGATTTGCTTTGTTAACTGGCGCAGGTGCTTCCGTACTTAGAGCTGCCGTCATGTTCAGCTTCCTATTGCTGGGAGAACAGCAGAACAGGCCACACCATCAGATGAACAGCTTAGCAGGGTCGGCATTTTGTCTTTTGCTGTTTCGTCCGGATTTTCTCTGGGATATTGGGTTTCAGCTTTCCTATGCGGCTGTTCTGGGGATACTGTTTTTTGCAAGACCAATTGAAAAACTAATTTTCTTAAAAAATAAACTGTTGCAACTGGGATGGCAAATGTGCAGCATCACATTGGGGGCACAAATCCTTACTTTGCCTTTATTGCTGTATTATTTTCACAGCTTCCCCAATTTATTTCTGATTGCAAACTGGATTGCCATTCCTGTTTCAGGACTCATATTGTACCTGTTAATTGGTTTGCTATTGTTGGCACCATTTTCAATCATTGCCTCCCCACTAGGCACTTGTATTGATTGGCTATTATCTCAATTGAATCAGTTAATTGAAAAAACAGCTTCACTTCCTTTTGCGCTCACTGAGTATATACAAATTAGTGGATGGCAAATGCTTTTGCTTTTTGCTTGTATTATTTCACTGTATCAGTGGCTGCTGCATACAAGTAAAGTCTTCTTTTTTATTGCAGCCTCAACGCTTTTGTTCATTGTTGGCATACATACAATTGACACCCTGCACCACCGCCATCAAAAAAAAATAATCATATATCATACGCCTAAACATAGTGCCATTGATATCATGGAGGGATTAGGGCACCAGTTTCTGGGAGACTCGGCTTTCAATTTCAATCCTGTTCTGGTGAATCAGGTTGTAAAACCTGGCCGAACCTTGTACAGAACGGGAAAATCGATCCGTCCTGTTTCTGTTGCATTACAAAAACCTTTCATAATTAGCAGGAACAAAGTGATTCTGATTGCTGGTCCGCAGCTTCCTTTTCCAGATCTGGCCACTGTACCCATTGTAGATCTGATTGTCATAACAGGCAGTAGACCTGTTCCCATGAAAGCCATAGCAAAATATTTTCCCGCAACCCTGCTGGTTTTCGATAGCAGTACCCCATTGTGGAAAATACAAAAATGGAAAAAAGAAGCAGAGCGCTTACATTTGCGCCATTATTCGGTACCTGAAAAAGGTGCTTTTGAATACAATCTCTAA
- a CDS encoding carbamoyl phosphate synthase preATP-grasp domain-containing protein: protein MNPTLNSNESIPSKKKKIIVLGSGPNRIGQGIEFDYCCVHGLLAIKECGYEAIMVNCNPETVSTDFDMADKLYFEPVFWEHLWEIIELEKPDGIIVQLGGQTALKLAKRLHEKGVPIVGTSFENMDIAEDRGRFSDLLKELNIPYPEYGTAYNADEAIEVANKVGYPVLVRPSYVIGGQRMRIVINDEEVEKAVISLLKHIPGNKILIDHFLDRCQEAEVDAIFDGEEFHIMGVMEHIEPAGIHSGDSNAVLPAFNLTPLVIETMEFYAEKIARALNIRGLINIQFAIKDGKVYVIEANPRASRTTPFIAKAYQIPYLNIATKVMLGAAKLSAFTMEKKLEGYAIKEPVFSFEKFPGVNKELGPEMKSTGEAIRFIKDLRDPYFRTLYKERSMNLSR from the coding sequence ATGAACCCTACTCTGAACTCCAACGAATCGATCCCTTCCAAAAAGAAAAAAATCATTGTTCTGGGCAGCGGCCCCAACCGCATTGGACAGGGAATTGAATTTGATTACTGTTGTGTACACGGTCTACTCGCCATTAAGGAATGCGGATACGAAGCCATCATGGTGAACTGTAATCCTGAAACAGTTTCCACAGATTTCGACATGGCAGACAAATTGTACTTCGAGCCAGTATTCTGGGAACATCTCTGGGAAATCATTGAACTGGAAAAACCAGATGGAATTATTGTTCAGCTCGGCGGACAGACTGCATTGAAACTGGCGAAGCGTTTGCACGAAAAAGGAGTTCCAATTGTGGGTACATCTTTCGAGAATATGGACATAGCCGAAGACAGAGGTCGTTTCAGTGATCTATTAAAAGAGCTCAATATTCCTTATCCCGAATATGGCACTGCCTACAATGCAGACGAAGCAATTGAAGTAGCTAATAAAGTAGGGTATCCTGTATTGGTAAGACCCAGCTATGTTATTGGTGGGCAGAGAATGCGAATTGTAATCAACGATGAAGAAGTAGAAAAAGCAGTCATCAGTTTATTGAAACATATTCCTGGTAATAAAATCCTGATTGACCATTTCCTTGACAGATGTCAGGAAGCGGAAGTAGATGCCATTTTTGATGGCGAGGAATTTCATATCATGGGTGTGATGGAACATATTGAACCTGCAGGTATTCACAGTGGAGACAGCAATGCAGTTTTGCCTGCATTCAACCTTACTCCACTGGTAATTGAAACCATGGAATTCTATGCAGAAAAAATTGCGCGTGCTTTAAACATCCGCGGATTAATCAATATTCAGTTCGCTATTAAAGACGGTAAAGTGTACGTGATTGAAGCCAACCCACGTGCTTCCAGAACAACACCATTTATTGCGAAAGCTTATCAGATTCCATACTTGAATATTGCTACCAAGGTAATGCTGGGTGCTGCTAAATTATCAGCGTTTACTATGGAGAAAAAACTGGAAGGATACGCCATCAAGGAACCTGTATTCAGTTTCGAAAAATTCCCTGGCGTAAATAAAGAATTAGGACCGGAAATGAAGAGCACCGGAGAAGCGATCCGTTTTATCAAAGATCTTAGAGATCCTTATTTCAGAACACTCTACAAAGAACGTAGTATGAACCTGAGCAGATAA
- a CDS encoding LexA family protein, producing the protein MDGEIGYGAAYKGSKRYSQWEVPTANATGFGAAADDYMERGIDLNEQLVHNKPATFFFRMNSDAMTGAGIFSGDTLIVDRSIKPVSGKIIIAILDGELLVRRLQKNFNQLTLVAENKKFADIPLTGGFDERAQVWGVVTYSIHAV; encoded by the coding sequence ATGGACGGGGAAATCGGGTACGGAGCCGCCTACAAGGGCTCTAAGCGGTATTCGCAGTGGGAGGTACCTACTGCCAATGCCACCGGATTCGGGGCTGCTGCCGACGATTATATGGAACGCGGCATAGACCTGAACGAGCAACTGGTGCACAACAAGCCAGCTACTTTTTTCTTTCGGATGAACAGTGATGCCATGACGGGTGCCGGCATTTTCAGCGGGGACACTTTAATTGTAGACCGCAGTATTAAACCGGTGAGCGGTAAAATCATCATTGCCATTTTAGACGGAGAGTTGCTGGTGCGCCGGTTGCAAAAAAATTTTAACCAGCTAACCCTGGTAGCAGAGAACAAAAAATTCGCAGACATTCCCTTAACCGGCGGCTTCGATGAACGGGCCCAGGTATGGGGAGTCGTAACGTATTCTATTCACGCGGTATAA
- a CDS encoding CHRD domain-containing protein, giving the protein MRKYKLFATIFAATAIFASCKKSDSAPEAQVVKEIMVSLAAANQNPQPTGRTERGMATIKVYNDNSITMDASVTGLASGDNLTLAHIHAGDPVTNGPVVLDFMPVFTGSMVKASVKGVRTSFIDSLKAGTADLYVNIHSTQQPSGIVRGQVFNEVSFAASVPLSGMNEVPSVTTTATGMALIRITADNKLYSKVTVSNLEASDALSAAHIHTGAAGANGGVLIGICESAADFGITKIFSPSMAILNSIKNDALYVNVHSTMRPSGVIRGQIR; this is encoded by the coding sequence ATGAGAAAGTACAAACTATTCGCAACCATTTTTGCAGCAACGGCCATTTTTGCTTCTTGTAAAAAATCAGATTCTGCTCCTGAAGCACAGGTTGTAAAAGAAATCATGGTATCATTGGCTGCAGCCAATCAAAACCCACAACCAACCGGAAGAACAGAAAGAGGAATGGCTACTATTAAAGTATACAACGACAATTCCATTACGATGGATGCTTCTGTAACCGGATTAGCATCGGGAGATAATTTAACCCTGGCGCATATTCATGCCGGAGATCCGGTAACCAATGGACCGGTGGTATTAGATTTTATGCCCGTTTTTACAGGCAGTATGGTTAAAGCAAGTGTGAAGGGAGTAAGAACTTCATTCATTGATAGTTTAAAAGCAGGAACAGCAGATTTATATGTAAATATTCACTCTACGCAACAGCCTTCCGGAATTGTAAGAGGTCAGGTCTTTAATGAAGTAAGCTTTGCAGCAAGTGTTCCATTGTCTGGCATGAATGAAGTTCCTTCGGTTACAACTACCGCAACAGGAATGGCACTTATCAGAATTACCGCAGACAATAAATTATACAGTAAAGTAACCGTAAGCAATCTGGAAGCAAGCGATGCCTTGAGTGCCGCACATATTCATACAGGGGCTGCAGGTGCCAACGGTGGTGTATTAATTGGCATTTGTGAATCGGCTGCAGATTTTGGAATCACAAAAATCTTTTCTCCCAGTATGGCCATTTTGAATTCAATCAAAAATGACGCGCTTTATGTAAATGTGCACTCTACCATGAGACCATCCGGCGTAATCAGAGGTCAAATCAGATAA